The Daucus carota subsp. sativus chromosome 9, DH1 v3.0, whole genome shotgun sequence genome window below encodes:
- the LOC108202753 gene encoding NADH dehydrogenase [ubiquinone] flavoprotein 1, mitochondrial — translation MAPIKGILSLQRAALFRRHNEHLGIVSRLFSTQSATTGTTPQPPPPPPPPEKTHFGGLKDEDRIFTNVYGIHDPFLKGALKRGDWHRTKDLVIKGTDWIVNEMKKSGLRGRGGAGFPSGLKWSFMPKVSDGRPSYLVVNADESEPGTCKDREIMRHDPHKLLEGCLIAGVGMRASAAYIYIRGEYVNERLNLEIARQEAYKAGYLGKNACGSGYDFDVHIHFGAGAYICGEETALLESLEGKQGKPRLKPPFPANAGLYGCPTTVTNVETVAVSPTILRRGPEWFSSFGRKNNSGTKLFCISGHVNKPCTVEEEMSIPLKELLERHCGGVRGGWDNLLAVIPGGSSVPLIPKNVCEDVLMDFDALKAVQSGLGTAAVIVMDKSTDVVDAIARLSYFYKHESCGQCTPCREGTGWLWMIMERMKVGNAKLEEIDMLQEVTKQIEGHTICALGDAAAWPVQGLIRHFRPELERRIRERADRELQQAAAA, via the exons ATG GCACCTATAAAGGGAATACTTTCTCTACAAAGGGCTGCTTTGTTTCGGCGTCACAATGAGCATCTGGGTATAGTTAGTAGATTGTTCAGTACTCAGTCTGCAACTACTGGTACTACTCCTCAGCCACCCCCGCCACCCCCTCCTCCTGAGAAGACTCATTTTGGCGGTCTGAAGGATGAAGATCGTATTTTCACCAATGTCTACGGTATACATGACCCATTTCTTAAAGGTGCTCTAAAACGAGGCGACTGGCATAGAACTAAAGACCTTGTAATCAAGGGAACTGATTGGATTGTAAATGAAATGAAGAAATCCGGGCTTCGGGGACGTGGTGGTGCTGGTTTTCCATCTGGTCTTAAGTGGTCCTTTATGCCTAAGGTATCTGATGGCCGCCCTTCATATCTTGTAGTCAATGCTGATGAGAGTGAACCTGGAACTTGCAAGGACAGAGAAATCATGCGTCACGATCCACACAAGTTACTAGAGGGATGCTTGATCGCTGGAGTGGGAATGAGGGCTAGTGCGGCATATATTTACATTAGAGGTGAATATGTGAATGAACGACTAAACCTTGAAATTGCAAGGCAAGAAGCATACAAAGCTGGATATTTAGGGAAGAATGCTTGTGGATCTGGTTATGATTTTGATGTACATATCCACTTTGGCGCTGGTGCCTATATATGTGGTGAAGAGACAGCACTCCTAGAGAGTCTTGAAGGAAAACAAGGAAAACCTAGACTGAAGCCTCCTTTTCCCGCTAATGCAGGGCTTTATGGGTGCCCTACAACTGTTACAAATGTGGAAACTGTAGCAGTTTCCCCGACAATTCTAAGGCGTGGACCGGAGTGGTTTTCTAGCTTTGGCAGGAAGAATAATTCTGGTACAAAACTATTTTGCATCTCTGGTCATGTAAACAAACCGTGTACAGTTGAAGAGGAGATGAGTATACCATTGAAGGAGCTGCTAGAGAGGCACTGTGGTGGTGTGAGAGGTGGATGGGACAATTTGCTTGCAGTAATTCCGGGTGGTTCATCTGTTCCATTGATCCCTAAGAATGTATGTGAGGATGTGCTGATGGATTTTGACGCACTGAAGGCTGTTCAATCGGGATTGGGAACTGCAGCTGTGATCGTCATGGACAAGTCAACTGATGTTGTAGATGCAATTGCAAGGCTTTCTTACTTTTACAAGCATGAGAGTTGTGGACAGTGTACACCTTGCAGGGAGGGTACAGGATGGCTATGGATGATCATGGAAAGAATGAAGGTTGGGAATGCAAAGTTGGAGGAGATTGACATGCTTCAAGAAGTCACAAAACAGATTGAAGGGCACACTATTTGTGCTTTGGGTGATGCTGCTGCTTGGCCTGTTCAGGGTCTTATCAGGCACTTCAGGCCGGAGCTTGAAAGGAGAATCAGGGAGCGGGCAGATAGGGAGTTGCAGCAAGCTGCTGCCGCCTGA
- the LOC108202754 gene encoding uncharacterized protein LOC108202754 — protein MASWEPASSEHEVLLRRGLLHPLGVSFLAIMQKACTKAQANGGLIGSTTRRIARFTAPALPFIHAVQYEWLVVLAFLDDHIRVVASILKNRYPSSTYLFRKIDRLVDIVVVLPERLDDTMSNFPVIIQRIPLLDSALTTLISCINLILSIFTHWRISYYTREKDITVDVSFDNFSDGSDRMVQLNTDQFKEEVKEAKAGMKGSYKDVYERGKRELLFGKKRENANDQDLLESYYSTEEALECDDNAGTGSDDNIVVSEDPIMELFDTSWHMNPAKAGSLPAGSFPFT, from the exons ATGGCGTCGTGGGAACCG GCAAGCTCGGAGCATGAAGTGTTGTTGAGGCGTGGATTATTACACCCTCTAGGAGTTTCATTTCTAGCAATCATGCAAAAAGCATGCACCAAAGCTCAGGCCAATGGAGGACTTATAGGATCGACGACGAGAAGGATTGCCAGGTTCACTGCGCCAGCTCTTCCATTTATCCACGCAGTGCAATACGAATGGCTAGTAGTGCTCGCGTTTCTTGATGATCATATCAGAGTTGTCGCCAGCATTTTAAAAAACAGATACCCCTCATCGACATATCTGTTCAGAAAGATTGACAGGCTTGTTGATATCGTAGTAGTTCTTCCAGAAAGGCTTGATGACACCATGAGTAACTTTCCAGTGATTATACAGCGGATTCCATTGCTCGATAGTGCACTCACCACTCTGATTTCGTGCATAAACCTTATACTATCGATCTTCACTCACTGGAGAATTTCCTATTATACGAGGGAGAAGGATATAACGGTTGATGTAAGTTTTGACAACTTCAGTGATGGCTCGGATAGAATGGTACAGCTGAATACTGATCAGTTTAAAGAAGAAGTGAAGGAGGCAAAAGCAGGAATGAAGGGCAGTTACAAAGATGTTTACGAAAGGGGAAAAAGGGAACTACTCTTTGGGAAGAAAAGAGAGAATGCAAATGATCAAGATTTGCTTGAAAGTTATTATAGCACAGAAGAAGCTTTAGAATGCGACGACAATGCAGGAACTGGAAGTGATGATAACATTGTAGTATCCGAAGATCCGATCATGGAATTATTCGATACAAGCTGGCACATGAACCCCGCGAAAGCAGGCTCGTTGCCTGCAGGTTCTTTCCCATTCACATGA
- the LOC108200250 gene encoding probable pre-mRNA-splicing factor ATP-dependent RNA helicase DEAH4: MAKQQLPILQFEDKIKQTVENNPVVVIIGETGSGKSTQLSQILHRSGYSNSGLIAVTQPRRVAAVTVSRRVSEELGVRLGEEVGYSIRFEDRTSEKTRIKYLTDGVLLRESLSDPELKQYSVIILDEAHERSLNTDILLGLMKRLIKLRASNLKVLITSATLDGEKVSKFFCDCPILNVPGKLFPVEILYSSERPKSYLESCLKVAIDIHVREPEGDILIFMTGQDDIEKLVSKLEEKIMSLEEGSCMDAIVLPLHGSLPPELQIRVFSPPPPNCRRFIVATNIAETSLTVDGVVYVVDSGYVKQRHYIPSTGMYSLDVVQISRVQADQRAGRAGRTRPGKCYRLYPSIIYNEEFLEATIPEIQRSSLAGSVLYLKSLDLPDIDILKFNFLDPPSSESLEDALKQLYLIDAIDDNGSITKIGHTMAELPLEPSLSRTLIEANKYGCLSQALTVAAMLSAETTLLPGRSKSNDKKRKQPLPDLPDGSGWGDHIQLLEIFEQWDQTDYAVDWCKDNGLQVRGMKFVKDVRKQLCQIMQKIAKGPLDVIRSKRWKDSQEDYKDLRKALCVGYAGQLAERMLRHNGYRTIGFKSQLVQVHPSSVLRTDDEGLLPNYVVYHELIATSRPFMRNVCAIEMKWASSIMKKLEKMNIPKLSGGTGEPEEATEGSNSNFPKQEISAGAPDDRDNRIQAARDRFLARKSNK; this comes from the exons ATGGCTAAACAACAACTACCGATACTACAGTTCGAAGACAAAATTAAACAAACCGTCGAAAACAACCCCGTTGTTGTCATCATCGGAGAAACTGGTTCCGGCAAGTCCACTCAACTTTCTCAAATTCTTCACCGCTCTGGCTATTCTAATTCCGGTCTCATCGCCGTCACTCAGCCCCGCCGTGTCGCCGCCGTCACCGTCTCTAG ACGGGTTTCGGAGGAGCTTGGTGTTAGGCTAGGGGAGGAAGTTGGTTACTCTATCCGCTTCGAGGATCGGACTTCTGAGAAAACTCGTATTAA ATACCTTACTGATGGAGTTCTTCTGCGAGAAAGTCTTTCAGACCCTGAACTGAAGCAATATTCAGTTATCATCCTGGATGAAGCTCATGAGAGAAGTCTAAACAC GGATATATTGCTAGGGCTTATGAAAAGATTGATCAAGCTACGAGCTTCCAACTTGAAGGTCTTAATTACCTCAGCTACCCTTGATGGGGAAAAAGTATCAAAGTTCTTCTGTGATTGCCCCATCCTGAATGTTCCAGGGAAATTATTTCCTGTGGAAATTCTATACAGTTCAGAGCGTCCCAAAAGCTATCTCGAGTCTTGTCTGAAAGTAGCTATTG ATATACACGTTCGGGAGCCTGAAGGCGATATCTTGATATTCATGACCGGGCAG GATGACATAGAGAAGTTAGTGTCGAAGCTGGAGGAGAAAATCATGAGTCTAGAGGAAGGATCATGCATGGATGCTATAGTTTTACCTCTTCATGGATCTTTGCCACCTGAGCTTCAG ATACGTGTATTTAGTCCTCCACCTCCAAACTGCAGGAGATTCATTGTTGCTACAAACATAGCTGAAACTTCATTGACGGTTGACGGTGTCGT GTATGTTGTTGATTCTGGATATGTGAAGCAACGCCATTACATTCCATCAACCGGCATGTACTCCCTTGATGTTGTTCAAATTAGCAG GGTGCAAGCTGATCAGCGTGCAGGACGAGCTGGTCGAACACGTCCTGGGAAGTGCTACCGTTTATATCCATCTATAATCTATAATGAGGAATTTCTAGAGGCAACAATTCCTGAAATACAGAGGTCTTCTCTAGCTGGCAGTGTTCTTTATTTGAAGTCATTGGATCTTCCTGATATTGATatacttaaatttaattttcttgaTCCCCCTTCAT CTGAATCGTTAGAAGATGCTCTTAAGCAATTATACCTCATTGATGCTATAGATGATAATGGGTCCATTACTAAAATAGGTCATACCATGGCAG AACTTCCATTGGAACCTTCACTTTCACGGACCTTAATTGAGGCAAATAAGTATGGTTGCTTATCTCAAGCTTTAACTGTTGCTGCCATGTTGTCTGCAGAAACAACATTGCTTCCTGGACGAAG CAAAAGCAATGATAAGAAGAGAAAGCAGCCACTTCCAGACCTTCCTGATGGTTCTGGATGGGGTGATCACATCCAGTTGCTAGAAATCTTTGAGCAGTGGGATCAGACTGATTATGCTGTAGATTGGTGCAAAGACAACGGTTTACAG GTGCGGGGGATGAAGTTTGTCAAAGATGTTCGGAAACAGCTGTGTCAAATAATGCAGAAAATTGCAAAAG GACCTTTAGATGTAATAAGAAGTAAGAGATGGAAAGATAGTCAAGAGGATTATAAAGACCTAAGAAAGGCTTTGTGTGTTGGTTATGCGGGTCAGCTTGCTGAGCGAATGCTTCGGCACAATGGTTACCGAACCATTGGCTTCAAGTCACAACTGGTTCAG GTACATCCATCATCTGTGTTGAGGACAGATGACGAGGGACTGCTCCCTAATTATGTTGTATACCATGAACTTATAGCCACTTCAAGACCGTTTATGCGTAATGTGTGTGCAATCGAGATGAAGTGGGCATCTTCCATCATGAAGAAGCTCGAAAAAATGAACATTCCCAAACTCAG TGGCGGTACTGGTGAACCTGAGGAAGCAACTGAAGGAAGCAACTCAAACTTTCCCAAACAAGAGATTTCTGCCGGGGCTCCTGATGACCGTGACAATAGAATACAAGCGGCCCGGGATCGTTTTTTAGCACGGAAATCAAATAAATAG